A DNA window from Eretmochelys imbricata isolate rEreImb1 chromosome 3, rEreImb1.hap1, whole genome shotgun sequence contains the following coding sequences:
- the MRPL18 gene encoding large ribosomal subunit protein uL18m isoform X2, translated as MALRTWGLVLRAAAGRLQGAGKGLRFISAVASFRTTEGEVDTKENEVVAPDFTNRNPRNLELLALARKERGWETTWPKREYWHRLRLERTQHYVEAYVEHCSGNVVVSASTREWAIKRHLYSPKGVAACENIGRVVAQRCLEAGINFVTFKAVIPWEYRCDSLFPFKTRSSDSKKL; from the exons ATGGCGCTGAGGACCTGGGGCCTGGTGTTGAGGGCCGCGGCCGGGAGACTCCAGGGAGCCGGAAAAG GGCTTCGTTTCATATCTGCTGTAGCCAGCTTCAGAACCACTGAGGGTGAAGTAGACACGAAGGAAAATGAAGTTGTTGCCCCAGATTTCACCAACCGAAATCCTCGTAACTTGGAGCTGCTGGCACTAGCAAGAAAGGAACGGGGCTGGGAAACAACATGGCCCAAGAGAGAGTATTGGCATAG ACTACGGCTTGAGCGGACACAGCACTATGTGGAGGCCTATGTTGAGCATTGCAGTGGGAATGTCGTTGTGTCAGCCTCCACCCGTGAGTGGGCCATAAAGAGACATCTGTACAGTCCCAAAGGAGTGGCGGCATGTGAAAATATTGGGCGTGTGGTGGCACAGCGCTGTCTGGAAGCAGGAATCAACTTTGTGACTTTTAAAGCTGTTATCCCGTGGGAATATCGCTGTGACTCG CTGTTTCCCTTTAAAACCAGATCCAGCGATTCCAAAAAGCTGTGA
- the MRPL18 gene encoding large ribosomal subunit protein uL18m isoform X1: MALRTWGLVLRAAAGRLQGAGKGLRFISAVASFRTTEGEVDTKENEVVAPDFTNRNPRNLELLALARKERGWETTWPKREYWHRLRLERTQHYVEAYVEHCSGNVVVSASTREWAIKRHLYSPKGVAACENIGRVVAQRCLEAGINFVTFKAVIPWEYRCDSIQRFQKAVTDGGVVVGEPRRIYQ; this comes from the exons ATGGCGCTGAGGACCTGGGGCCTGGTGTTGAGGGCCGCGGCCGGGAGACTCCAGGGAGCCGGAAAAG GGCTTCGTTTCATATCTGCTGTAGCCAGCTTCAGAACCACTGAGGGTGAAGTAGACACGAAGGAAAATGAAGTTGTTGCCCCAGATTTCACCAACCGAAATCCTCGTAACTTGGAGCTGCTGGCACTAGCAAGAAAGGAACGGGGCTGGGAAACAACATGGCCCAAGAGAGAGTATTGGCATAG ACTACGGCTTGAGCGGACACAGCACTATGTGGAGGCCTATGTTGAGCATTGCAGTGGGAATGTCGTTGTGTCAGCCTCCACCCGTGAGTGGGCCATAAAGAGACATCTGTACAGTCCCAAAGGAGTGGCGGCATGTGAAAATATTGGGCGTGTGGTGGCACAGCGCTGTCTGGAAGCAGGAATCAACTTTGTGACTTTTAAAGCTGTTATCCCGTGGGAATATCGCTGTGACTCG ATCCAGCGATTCCAAAAAGCTGTGACAGATGGTGGTGTTGTCGTGGGTGAGCCTCGAAGAATCTATCAGTAA
- the PNLDC1 gene encoding poly(A)-specific ribonuclease PNLDC1 yields the protein MELGTGQFAQSLPHLQALVLGCDFLGFDMEFTGLHSVFPQGKQPSLFDSPAEWYLKARRSVQKFTVNQLGLSIFSNEKSNKYVARCYNFFLFPTTFGVMDSEFSFQASSIQFLTHYGFDYNKMWSSILSCTEDVRPCVGVGSLGTQIRKWFLKDGIPYMNQVQEKKLQQGLLAGNWKVRSTLDKDKVKKVIDDVTCWVPSAEEGDSMVLHNISGFQLFEVQLILRQAIPDVWTEPFGDQKVMVKKVSPRHRWCLENSSYDCCRKELILLSARGFTNLFQTLVEAKKPVVGHNMLMDLLHLHDKFYKPLPESYEEFKRNIHSLFPVLIDTKNVTKSIWKEFQFPRASNLLEIYEILCSDLNPTNPTCPVIAHASDCSKYADKKSPHEAAYDAFLCGSVLLKLAHLLLGRMPCDTLENGPSFSQYLNALTKYLNQVNLIRAGVSKINFSGTDVPSQRPPLLIASVRGWPGVDEEQIYQILKALCKFDVRRLTENQFLLLSNKFKDVRVVLRDYKAHPNLRISLYHHWRHSPQVNCLLQICGIVASWSLLAFVFGGSQWYAM from the exons ATGGAGCTGGGGACCGGGCAGTTCGCGCAGAGCCTGCCCCACCTGCAGGCGCTGGTCTTGGGCTGCGACTTCCTGG GGTTCGATATGGAATTCACAGGTTTACATTCAGTCTTTCCACAAGGCAAGCAGCCCAG TCTCTTCGATTCACCTGCTGAGTGGTATCTGAAGGCCAGACGGAGTGTTCAGAAGTTCACGGTCAATCAGCTCG ggttgtctatattttcaaatgaaaaatcaaacaa GTATGTTGCACGCTGCTATaacttcttcctcttccccacaaCATTTGGAGTCATGGACTCTGAATTCTCTTTCCAGGCGTCTAGCATTCAGTTCCTGACACATTACGGTTTTGACTATAATAAG ATGTGGTCCAGCATACTCAGTTGCACAGAAGACGTAAGACCCTGTGTAGGAGTGGGAAGCTTGGGTACGCAGATAAGAAAATGG TTTCTGAAAGATGGAATCCCATATATGAATCAGGTTCAGGAGAAGAAACTTCAGCAAGGGCTCTTAGCTGGAAACTGGAAAGTTCGCAG caCTTTGGACAAGGATAAAGTGAAAAAGGTGATTGATGATGTGACATGCTGGGTGCCATCAGCAGAAGAGGGAGACTCTATGGTTCTACATAATATTAGTG GTTTTCAGCTATTTGAGGTACAGCTGATTCTGAGACAGGCAATTCCAGATGTTTGGACAGAGCCTTTTGGAGATCAGAAG GTGATGGTGAAAAAGGTGAGTCCACGGCATCGCTGGTGTCTGGAGAACTCTTCTTACGACTGCTGCCGAAAGGAGCTCATTCTTCTCTCTGCCCGGGGTTTCACCAACCTCTTCCAGACCCTTGTTGAAGCCAAGAAG CCAGTGGTGGGACACAACATGCTCATGGACCTTCTGCATCTTCATGACAAGTTTTACAAGCCTCTCCCAG aaagcTATGAGGAGTTTAAAAGGAACATTCACAGCCTGTTTCCTGTCCTCATAGACACCAAGAATGTAACAAAATCCATCTGGAAG GAATTTCAGTTTCCACGAGCATCTAACCTCCTAGAAATTTATGAAATCCTGTGCAG TGACCTAAATCCCACCAACCCCACATGTCCGGTGATTGCCCATGCAAGTGACTGTTCAAAATATG CTGACAAGAAATCTCCCCATGAGGCGGCCTATGATGCATTTCTTTGTGGATCAG TTCTTTTGAAATTAGCCCACTTGCTCCTAGGCAGGATGCCATG TGACACGCTGGAGAATGGTCCCTCTTTCTCTCAATATCTCAATGCATTAACCAAGTACCTGAACCAAGTGAATCTGATCCGAGCTGGCGTTTCAAAAATC AATTTCTCTGGCACAGATGTCCCTAGCCAACGTCCACCTCTTCTGATTGCCAGTGTTCGGGGGTGGCCTGGGGTGGATGAAGAACAGATCTATCAAATATTAAAAGCTCTGTGCAAGTTTGATGTCAGACGACTGACCGAGAAccaatttctgttgctctccAATAAGTTTAAGGA TGTCAGGGTTGTTCTGCGAGATTATAAAGCTCACCCCAATCTGCGGATTTCACTCTATCACCACTGGAGACACTCACCACAAGTGAACTGCTTGCTACA AATTTGTGGGATTGTGGCATCATGGTCTCTTTTGGCCTTTGTGTTTGGAGGATCTCAATGGTATGCCATGTAA